A genome region from Sardina pilchardus chromosome 22, fSarPil1.1, whole genome shotgun sequence includes the following:
- the sbk1 gene encoding serine/threonine-protein kinase SBK1 codes for MQEHAGERQGASGSAQVCVPVAPSSGQGGAALGGGTLLEDMQALSLTTVSASELQQRYQLIGPLGKGTYGRVDLVALRGQGTKLALKYVNKGKTRLRSFLREYSLNAALSCSPFIVQTLDVLFETEDSYVFGQEYAPAGDLFDIIPPQAGLPEDMVKRCVQQLGLALDFMHSRALVHRDVKPENVLLFDRECRRVKLADLGMTRRAGSRVRRVSGTIPYTAPEVCQASGAEGVTVATAQDAWAFGVLTFCMLTGNFPWEAALPADAFYAEFLRWQQAGCPTAVVPSQWRRFSDDALRMFGRLLTADPDRRCAVKDVFYFLKYELLTHHRRRATCRAGPASSSRAAHRHAEPSPPPGTSCLRPAPLKRSILSEPHSSREEASKSPSPNRKDKSKMMMATPIEICV; via the exons ATGCAGGAACATGCGGGAGAGAGGCAGGGCGCTAGCGG CAgcgcccaggtgtgtgtgcccgtggCGCCATCATCAGGGCAGGGTGGGGCGGCGCTGGGCGGCGGAACCCTGCTGGAGGACATGCAGGCGCTGTCACTCACCACAGTCTCCGCCTCCGAGCTGCAGCAACGCTACCAGCTGATTGGACCGCTGGGCAAGGGCACCTACGGCCGCGTGGACTTGGTGGCGCTCCGGGGTCaag GCACCAAGCTGGCCCTGAAGTACGTGAACAAGGGCAAGACGCGGCTGCGCTCCTTCCTGCGCGAGTACAGCCTGAACGCGGCGCTCAGCTGCAGTCCGTTCATCGTGCAGACGCTCGACGTGCTCTTCGAGACCGAGGACAGCTACGTGTTCGGCCAGGAGTACGCGCCCGCCGGGGACCTCTTCGACATCATCCCCCCACAG gCTGGTCTTCCAGAGGACATGGTGAAGCGCTGTGTCCAGCAGCTGGGCCTGGCGCTGGACTTCATGCACTCGCGCGCGCTCGTCCACCGCGACGTCAAGCCCGAGAACGTGCTCCTGTTCGACCGCGAGTGCCGGCGCGTCAAGCTGGCCGACCTGGGCATGACGCGGCGGGCGGGCAGCCGGGTCCGCCGCGTCAGCGGCACCATCCCCTACACGGCGCCCGAGGTGTGCCAGGCGTCGGGCGCCGAGGGCGTGACGGTGGCCACCGCGCAGGACGCGTGGGCGTTCGGCGTGCTCACCTTCTGCATGCTGACGGGCAACTTCCCCTGGGAGGCGGCGCTGCCCGCCGACGCCTTCTACGCCGAGTTCCTCCGCTGGCAGCAGGCGGGCTGCCCGACCGCCGTGGTGCCCTCGCAGTGGCGCCGCTTCTCCGACGACGCGCTGCGCATGTTCGGCCGCCTGCTGACCGCCGACCCGGACCGCCGCTGCGCCGTCAAGGACGTCTTCTACTTCCTCAAGTACGAGCTGCTCACGCACCACCGCCGGCGCGCTACCTGTCGGGCGGGGCCCGCTTCCTCCTCCCGCGCCGCCCACCGGCACGCCGAGCCCTCCCCGCCGCCCGGGACTTCCTGCCTAAGGCCCGCCCCCCTCAAACGCAGCATCCTGTCGGAGCCGCACTCTTCCAGGGAGGAGGCGTCTAAGAGCCCGTCCCCCAATCGCAAGGACAAGAGCAAGATGATGATGGCCACGCCCATTGAGATCTGTGTGTGA